A single window of Marinobacter sp. LA51 DNA harbors:
- a CDS encoding ABC transporter ATP-binding protein: MTKAHLELTGVEMAFETPKGSFVALDNLNLKIKKGEFVSLIGHSGCGKSTVLNIVAGLLQATKGGCVLDGHEVNSPGPERAVVFQNHALMPWLTVYENVELAVQQVFRKSMAKQERKDWIHHNLELVNMAHAANKRPGEISGGMAQRVGIARALAMKPSVLLMDEPFGALDALTRAHLQDSLMEIQQELNNTVIMITHDVDEAVLLSDRIIMMTNGPSATVGEDLRIELPRPRNRVTLADDPTYVHYRQEVLKFLYEKQRKLENIKTRKARSTDQENSTAQAAGA; the protein is encoded by the coding sequence ATGACTAAAGCACATCTGGAATTGACCGGCGTGGAAATGGCCTTTGAGACACCGAAAGGTTCCTTCGTCGCACTCGACAACCTCAACCTGAAAATCAAGAAGGGCGAGTTTGTGTCCTTGATCGGTCACTCAGGCTGCGGCAAATCCACCGTGCTGAACATTGTCGCCGGCCTGCTGCAAGCCACCAAGGGCGGCTGCGTTCTGGACGGCCATGAGGTCAACTCGCCGGGACCGGAGCGGGCGGTGGTGTTTCAGAACCACGCCCTGATGCCCTGGCTGACCGTGTACGAAAACGTGGAACTGGCGGTGCAACAGGTATTCCGCAAGTCCATGGCGAAACAGGAGCGCAAGGACTGGATTCATCACAACCTGGAGCTGGTGAACATGGCCCACGCCGCCAACAAGCGGCCGGGGGAGATTTCCGGCGGCATGGCGCAGCGAGTGGGCATTGCACGGGCGTTGGCGATGAAGCCCAGCGTATTGCTGATGGATGAGCCGTTCGGCGCGCTGGATGCGCTGACCCGGGCCCACCTGCAGGATTCGCTGATGGAGATTCAACAGGAGCTTAACAATACGGTGATCATGATCACCCACGACGTCGACGAAGCCGTACTGCTGTCCGACCGCATTATCATGATGACCAACGGCCCGTCAGCCACCGTCGGAGAGGACCTGCGCATCGAACTGCCGCGGCCACGAAACCGGGTGACCCTGGCGGATGATCCCACGTATGTGCACTACCGCCAGGAAGTATTGAAGTTCCTGTACGAGAAACAGCGCAAGCTGGAGAACATCAAGACCCGCAAAGCCCGCAGCACAGACCAGGAGAACAGCACCGCTCAGGCCGCAGGCGCCTGA
- a CDS encoding NAD(P)/FAD-dependent oxidoreductase, translating to MTRTISGNRERTLVLCGHGMVAQRFLEELMTQAPVPYQSIIVFNGENRPAYNRIQLSALLSGDADEDSLTLKPDDWFASHGIQVHHGEPVRAINRQEHTVTTLTGRSQHYDTLVLATGSRPGQLGLPGEDLDGVRYFRDINDTRTLIEQSETRQRAVVVGGGFLGLEAAAGLLRRGVTVTVLHRSNYLLNRQLDTVGGQLLAEALERKGLNILTGTAPLQLLGRDRVRAVQLSDQTLISTDLVVIATGIVPNRELAETAGLDCGRGIRVSPQLRTSDPDIYALGECCELNNETFGLVEPGYQQARILARVLANDTGAAGWAPSVIATRLKISDVPVFSCGQQNPDEATESLIFRDFDNGSYSHLLVRENRLIGVVLIGNTSQGPWYQELITDHTDITGIRAQLPFGKPFCEAAA from the coding sequence ATGACCAGGACTATAAGCGGAAACAGGGAGCGCACCTTGGTGCTTTGCGGCCACGGCATGGTGGCGCAGCGCTTCCTGGAAGAACTGATGACCCAGGCGCCAGTGCCCTACCAGAGCATCATTGTCTTCAACGGCGAGAACCGGCCAGCTTATAACCGCATCCAGCTGTCGGCGCTTTTAAGCGGTGATGCCGATGAGGACAGCCTGACACTGAAGCCCGACGACTGGTTCGCCAGCCACGGCATCCAGGTGCATCACGGCGAACCGGTCCGTGCCATCAACCGCCAGGAGCACACCGTGACCACCCTGACCGGTCGCAGCCAGCATTACGACACCCTGGTACTGGCTACCGGCTCCCGGCCCGGGCAATTGGGGCTGCCGGGTGAAGACCTGGACGGCGTCCGCTACTTCCGGGACATCAACGACACCCGAACCTTGATCGAGCAGAGCGAAACCCGGCAGCGCGCGGTCGTGGTCGGCGGCGGATTTCTGGGCCTGGAGGCGGCCGCCGGCCTACTCCGTCGCGGCGTTACCGTCACCGTGCTGCACCGCAGCAACTACCTGTTGAACCGGCAGCTGGATACCGTGGGCGGCCAACTGTTGGCCGAGGCACTGGAACGCAAGGGCCTGAACATTCTCACCGGAACCGCCCCGCTTCAGTTGTTGGGCCGGGACCGGGTCCGGGCCGTGCAACTGAGTGACCAGACCCTGATCAGCACCGATCTGGTGGTCATTGCCACCGGCATAGTGCCGAACCGGGAACTGGCCGAGACCGCAGGCCTGGACTGCGGCCGAGGTATTCGGGTGAGTCCTCAGCTGCGCACCAGCGACCCTGACATCTACGCCCTGGGCGAGTGCTGTGAACTGAACAACGAAACCTTTGGCCTGGTGGAGCCCGGCTACCAGCAGGCCCGAATACTCGCCCGGGTGCTTGCCAACGACACCGGTGCTGCGGGCTGGGCCCCATCGGTCATCGCCACCCGGCTCAAGATCAGCGACGTGCCGGTGTTTTCCTGCGGTCAGCAGAACCCAGATGAGGCCACCGAATCACTAATCTTCCGGGATTTCGACAACGGCAGTTACAGCCATCTACTGGTCCGCGAAAACCGCCTGATAGGCGTGGTGCTCATTGGCAACACCAGCCAGGGCCCCTGGTACCAGGAGCTGATTACCGACCACACCGACATCACCGGCATCCGCGCCCAACTGCCCTTTGGCAAACCATTTTGTGAGGCGGCGGCCTGA
- a CDS encoding CmpA/NrtA family ABC transporter substrate-binding protein — translation MAGTGLAQAEIGAPEKPDLKIGFIKLTDMAPLAVAWEQGFFMDEGLFVELEAQANWKVLLDRVITGELDGAHMLAGQPLGASIGYGTQADIITAFSMDLNGNGITVSNQVWETMSQHIPEENGKPVHPISASALKPVVEQSRAEGERFRMGMVFPVSTHNYELRYWLAAGGLNPGFYAPQRGDTSGTLEADVHLSVTPPPQMPATMEAGTIQGYCVGEPWNQQAVFKGIGVPVITDYEIWPNNPEKVFGVTQSWAEQNPNTHLRLLRSMIRAAHWLDENNNANRAEAVEILARSSYVGADAEVIANSMTGTFEYEKGDVREVPDFNVFFRHHATYPYPSDAIWYLSQMRRWGQIPEAKSDDWYMKTAAQVYRGDIYAQAAQSLIDDGLMQAEDFPDFSQENFARPYQGELIDGVAFTPRQPNAYIDSFDIGLKGAETP, via the coding sequence ATGGCCGGCACCGGTCTGGCCCAGGCCGAAATCGGTGCCCCGGAGAAACCGGACCTGAAGATCGGCTTCATCAAGCTGACCGATATGGCACCCTTGGCCGTAGCCTGGGAACAGGGCTTCTTTATGGACGAAGGCCTGTTTGTCGAGCTCGAAGCCCAGGCCAACTGGAAAGTACTGCTGGACCGGGTCATCACCGGCGAACTGGATGGCGCGCACATGCTCGCCGGCCAACCCCTGGGCGCCTCCATCGGCTACGGAACCCAGGCCGACATCATTACCGCCTTCAGCATGGACCTGAACGGCAACGGCATCACCGTCTCCAACCAGGTCTGGGAAACCATGAGCCAGCACATTCCCGAGGAAAACGGCAAACCGGTGCATCCGATCAGCGCCAGCGCCCTGAAGCCGGTGGTGGAGCAATCCCGGGCGGAAGGCGAACGTTTTCGTATGGGCATGGTGTTCCCGGTATCGACCCACAACTATGAGCTGCGTTACTGGCTGGCCGCCGGCGGCCTGAACCCAGGCTTCTATGCGCCCCAGCGCGGTGACACCAGCGGCACACTAGAAGCGGACGTGCACCTGTCGGTGACGCCACCGCCACAGATGCCCGCCACCATGGAAGCCGGCACTATCCAGGGTTACTGCGTGGGCGAGCCCTGGAACCAGCAGGCGGTGTTCAAGGGCATTGGCGTGCCAGTGATCACCGACTACGAAATCTGGCCCAACAACCCGGAAAAGGTGTTCGGAGTGACCCAGTCCTGGGCCGAGCAGAACCCCAACACCCACCTGCGCCTGCTGCGTTCAATGATTCGCGCCGCGCACTGGCTGGATGAAAACAACAACGCCAACCGTGCCGAAGCCGTGGAAATCCTGGCCCGGTCCAGCTATGTCGGAGCCGACGCCGAGGTCATCGCCAATTCCATGACCGGCACCTTCGAATACGAGAAAGGCGATGTCCGCGAGGTACCAGACTTCAACGTCTTCTTCCGTCATCACGCCACTTACCCTTACCCGTCCGATGCCATCTGGTACCTGTCGCAGATGCGCCGCTGGGGCCAGATTCCCGAGGCCAAATCCGATGACTGGTATATGAAGACCGCAGCCCAGGTATATCGCGGTGACATTTACGCCCAGGCGGCCCAGTCGCTGATCGACGACGGCCTGATGCAGGCCGAGGACTTCCCGGATTTCAGCCAGGAAAACTTCGCCCGCCCGTACCAGGGTGAACTGATCGACGGCGTTGCTTTTACGCCACGCCAGCCGAACGCCTACATCGACAGTTTTGATATCGGCCTGAAAGGCGCCGAGACACCGTAA
- a CDS encoding nitrate reductase, which translates to MNSEHQTATGVRTTCPYCGVGCGVTARPGQVSGDQQHPANQGRLCVKGSALHETLVPAGRLLRPRLAGVESDWPEALKAASGAIREAVATHGPGSVAFYLSGQLLTEDYYVANKLAKGFVGTPHVDTNSRLCMSSAVAAHKRAFGEDCVPGCYDDVELADLLVLAGSNAAWAHPVLYQRMKAACRQGRRVVVIDPRRTATAELADLHLKLKPGTDTILFNGLLVWLADNSGLDQGYIARHCHGFEETLAAATQAAPSAGSVAEQCDLPVADVETFYQWFAQTPRTVTGFSQGINQASAGTDKCNSIINCHLATGRVGLPGAGPFSLTGQPNAMGGREVGGLANTLAAHMDYDSPGARDSVARFWGTGRVPEGPGLKAVELFEAVHRGEIKVLWIMGTNPAVSLPESARVREALARCPTVIVSDCMAETDTTAYADILLPAAGWGEKDGTVTNSERCISRQRAFLPLPGEVKPDWWIMASVAQALGFGEAFGYQRPVDIFREHAALSGIAVQASGSRRQFDIDCLKTLSDSDYDQFEPVQWPVSASPEGGIAGTRRLFGQGGFATPDGRARMVPIHTVSAGQQTSLAQPLVVNAGRIRDQWHTMTRTALAPRLLAHRQEPFIEVHPNDAEALTLAEGELGRLTGRNGGEYVGRIRVTPDQRPGEVFVPIHWNRQFASRGTATDLMMAVTDPVSGQPEGKHGVASLQPLPSRWHARVIRRPASGWQPELASPSGYWARQPLSHSESWWLAGNQPVDWEREADAWLGGAAQVLMGDVACGRFRAARIVDGQLQAVLLVAPSAAELPDLAWLDRCFEAQCLSPEQRQCLLAARAVDSEDTGALVCSCFQVGEKQIAKAIRAGEDSVEALGQALKCGTNCGSCIPELRGLLSQYPAPEAAEVS; encoded by the coding sequence GTGAACAGCGAGCATCAGACAGCGACCGGCGTTCGGACCACCTGCCCCTACTGTGGCGTCGGTTGCGGCGTGACGGCCCGGCCCGGGCAAGTCAGTGGCGATCAGCAGCACCCGGCCAATCAGGGGCGACTGTGTGTTAAAGGCTCGGCCTTGCACGAGACCCTGGTGCCTGCCGGTCGTCTGTTGCGGCCCCGGCTCGCCGGTGTGGAAAGCGACTGGCCGGAGGCCCTGAAAGCCGCGTCTGGGGCCATTCGGGAGGCGGTGGCCACGCACGGCCCCGGTTCAGTGGCGTTCTATCTGTCAGGCCAGTTGTTAACCGAGGACTATTACGTCGCCAACAAATTGGCCAAGGGGTTTGTTGGCACACCGCACGTGGATACCAACTCCCGTCTTTGCATGTCTTCGGCAGTAGCAGCCCACAAACGGGCGTTCGGGGAAGACTGTGTACCCGGCTGCTATGACGATGTGGAGTTGGCGGATCTGCTGGTACTGGCTGGCAGCAACGCCGCCTGGGCTCATCCGGTGCTGTATCAGCGCATGAAAGCGGCCTGCCGTCAGGGACGTCGGGTGGTGGTGATTGACCCGCGCCGGACCGCCACTGCAGAGCTGGCGGACCTGCACCTGAAACTGAAACCAGGCACAGACACTATTCTGTTTAACGGCCTCCTGGTGTGGCTAGCGGATAACAGTGGCCTGGACCAGGGTTATATCGCCCGCCACTGTCATGGCTTCGAGGAAACCTTGGCGGCCGCGACCCAAGCGGCTCCCTCAGCCGGTTCTGTGGCTGAACAGTGCGATCTTCCGGTCGCCGATGTGGAAACCTTTTACCAATGGTTCGCACAGACCCCGCGGACGGTGACCGGTTTTTCCCAGGGCATCAATCAGGCGTCGGCGGGAACGGACAAGTGCAACAGCATTATCAATTGCCATCTGGCCACAGGCCGGGTCGGCTTGCCGGGGGCCGGGCCATTCTCCTTGACCGGTCAGCCCAACGCCATGGGCGGGCGGGAAGTGGGCGGATTGGCCAATACCCTGGCGGCCCATATGGACTACGACAGCCCCGGTGCCCGGGACAGTGTGGCTCGGTTCTGGGGTACCGGCCGAGTTCCCGAGGGCCCCGGCCTGAAAGCCGTGGAACTTTTCGAAGCAGTGCATCGGGGCGAGATCAAGGTGCTTTGGATCATGGGCACCAACCCGGCGGTCAGCCTGCCGGAGTCGGCGCGGGTGCGCGAGGCGCTGGCGCGCTGCCCCACGGTGATTGTCTCCGACTGCATGGCCGAGACCGACACCACCGCCTACGCTGACATCCTGCTGCCCGCCGCCGGTTGGGGCGAGAAAGACGGCACGGTGACCAATTCCGAGCGCTGTATATCCCGGCAAAGAGCGTTCCTGCCTCTGCCTGGCGAGGTGAAGCCGGACTGGTGGATCATGGCGAGCGTGGCCCAGGCGCTGGGTTTTGGCGAGGCGTTCGGCTACCAGCGGCCGGTGGATATCTTTCGCGAGCACGCTGCGCTCTCCGGAATTGCCGTCCAGGCCAGCGGCAGTCGCCGCCAGTTTGATATCGATTGTCTGAAAACCCTGTCCGACTCCGATTACGACCAATTCGAACCGGTGCAATGGCCAGTTTCAGCCTCGCCCGAGGGCGGGATTGCCGGTACCCGCCGACTCTTTGGTCAAGGCGGCTTTGCCACCCCCGATGGTCGTGCCCGAATGGTGCCCATCCACACGGTGAGCGCGGGTCAACAGACCTCGCTGGCCCAGCCGCTGGTGGTCAACGCTGGCAGGATTCGCGATCAGTGGCACACCATGACCCGGACCGCCCTGGCACCAAGGCTGCTCGCCCATCGGCAGGAGCCGTTTATTGAGGTGCACCCCAACGACGCCGAGGCCCTGACCCTGGCCGAGGGCGAGCTGGGCCGGCTGACTGGCCGCAATGGTGGCGAATACGTGGGCCGGATTCGGGTAACACCGGATCAGCGCCCGGGCGAGGTGTTTGTGCCCATCCACTGGAACCGTCAGTTTGCCTCCAGGGGCACGGCGACGGACCTGATGATGGCCGTTACCGATCCGGTCTCCGGGCAGCCGGAGGGCAAACACGGCGTCGCCAGCCTGCAACCGTTGCCGAGTCGTTGGCACGCCCGGGTGATCCGTCGCCCGGCCAGCGGATGGCAGCCGGAACTGGCCAGTCCCTCGGGTTACTGGGCCCGGCAGCCGCTGAGTCACAGCGAGAGCTGGTGGCTGGCGGGCAATCAGCCGGTGGATTGGGAACGGGAGGCGGATGCCTGGTTGGGTGGTGCGGCTCAGGTGTTGATGGGCGATGTCGCCTGCGGCCGGTTTCGGGCCGCTCGCATCGTTGACGGGCAGTTGCAGGCGGTTCTGTTGGTGGCGCCGAGTGCTGCCGAGTTGCCGGACCTGGCCTGGCTGGACCGATGCTTTGAGGCGCAGTGCCTGAGCCCCGAGCAACGTCAGTGCCTGCTGGCGGCTCGAGCGGTGGACAGCGAAGACACCGGCGCACTGGTGTGCAGCTGTTTCCAGGTGGGCGAAAAGCAGATTGCGAAGGCGATTCGGGCCGGTGAGGACAGTGTGGAAGCGCTTGGTCAGGCCCTGAAATGCGGCACCAACTGTGGCTCCTGCATTCCGGAACTGCGGGGTTTGCTGAGTCAATATCCGGCGCCGGAAGCGGCCGAGGTTTCCTGA
- a CDS encoding nitrate- and nitrite sensing domain-containing protein yields MNTKRQQHNPKPPTAADFLIASRQCELMNLQYFLQMGKVVQSISNLVHGLQRERGASNVFLGSGGEKFADEREAMIQESDRLAELFEQALAEVQEALTAHPVSSHLLNHLANALHGLQQLPALRSQVAAQAVSAAEATEAYGGRIHALITVVFEAADTAVDPSLAGLLVAMVHLMNGKEFCGQERAVGSAGFSSGGFDSALSKRMTHLVEAQERCFEVFVSFADDDSRALWQTLRSHDRETEIERLRQLGCSVGRYKTLDSGLADRWFALMSERMDELKKVEDAVEGSFHTRCVERFAEARNSLAHQETLIASLDEQNPPAQPLLVLCDSGDDARSGEAWNSEGVGQQFGRSIFDLVQEQTRRLQQMTDELQSAKEALEDRRTQEKAVLLLMEHRKIDNNEAHRVLRKLAMNQGKKLPEVARALVSMADVLK; encoded by the coding sequence ATGAACACCAAGCGACAGCAGCACAATCCGAAACCACCCACCGCCGCGGATTTCCTGATTGCGTCACGGCAATGCGAACTGATGAACCTCCAGTACTTCCTGCAGATGGGAAAGGTGGTGCAGAGCATCAGTAACCTGGTGCACGGCCTGCAGCGGGAGCGGGGCGCCTCCAACGTGTTCCTGGGCTCGGGCGGCGAGAAATTTGCCGACGAGCGGGAAGCGATGATTCAGGAATCCGACCGGTTAGCGGAGCTGTTTGAGCAGGCTCTGGCTGAGGTGCAGGAGGCGCTGACGGCGCATCCGGTCAGCAGTCATCTGCTGAACCATCTCGCCAATGCCCTGCACGGATTGCAGCAGTTGCCCGCATTGCGCTCCCAGGTAGCCGCGCAGGCGGTGTCCGCGGCAGAGGCCACCGAGGCTTATGGCGGCCGGATCCACGCACTGATCACGGTGGTGTTTGAAGCTGCCGACACCGCGGTTGATCCGTCCCTGGCCGGGTTGCTGGTGGCCATGGTGCACCTGATGAATGGCAAGGAATTCTGTGGTCAGGAGCGTGCCGTGGGTTCGGCCGGCTTCTCTAGTGGCGGCTTCGACAGTGCACTATCCAAGCGCATGACGCACCTGGTTGAAGCACAGGAACGTTGTTTTGAGGTGTTTGTCAGCTTTGCCGATGACGACAGCCGTGCCTTGTGGCAGACCTTGCGTTCCCATGACCGGGAGACAGAAATCGAGCGCCTGCGTCAGCTCGGCTGTTCGGTGGGGCGCTATAAAACCCTGGACTCCGGGCTGGCGGATCGCTGGTTTGCGCTGATGTCGGAACGCATGGATGAACTCAAGAAGGTTGAAGACGCGGTTGAGGGCAGTTTCCACACCCGCTGTGTCGAACGTTTTGCCGAGGCTCGAAACTCCCTGGCCCACCAGGAAACCCTGATCGCGTCACTGGACGAGCAGAACCCGCCAGCGCAGCCGCTGCTGGTGCTGTGCGATTCCGGCGATGATGCCCGGTCCGGGGAAGCCTGGAACAGTGAGGGTGTGGGTCAGCAGTTTGGTCGATCCATCTTTGATCTGGTGCAGGAACAGACTCGCCGGTTGCAGCAGATGACCGACGAACTGCAGAGCGCCAAGGAGGCGCTGGAAGATCGGAGAACCCAGGAGAAAGCGGTGCTTCTGCTGATGGAGCATCGCAAGATCGACAACAACGAGGCTCACCGGGTGCTCCGGAAACTGGCCATGAACCAGGGCAAGAAGCTACCCGAGGTGGCTCGGGCCCTGGTCTCCATGGCCGATGTTCTAAAGTAA
- a CDS encoding ABC transporter permease codes for MTTLTNPSSRAGTPGWLKALASRFTGAELAQSGKQLLLPTIGILIFLGFWHLAAPQVNTSLGAFPGPAQVWEQGGQLWQEHTNQRERADKFVTMQEERNARILADNPDAEVKIRDYPAAPTFLDQVVTSLITVLAGFFLATVIAVPLGIVFGLNHYFQAAVNPLIQIFKPVSPLAWLPLVTMVVSATYVSDDPMFEKSFLTSMITVTLCSLWPTLINTSVGVAAVNPDLLNVSRVLRLSFWTHVRKVVLPSSVPMIFTGLRVSLGIAWMVLIAAEMLAQSPGLGKFVWDEFQNGSSQSLSRIMVAVLAIGFIGFLLDRLMLMIQKKVAWNE; via the coding sequence ATGACCACCTTAACCAACCCTAGCTCCAGAGCCGGCACACCCGGCTGGCTGAAAGCACTGGCGAGCCGGTTTACCGGCGCCGAGCTGGCCCAGTCGGGCAAGCAACTGCTGCTGCCCACCATCGGCATCCTGATCTTCCTCGGGTTCTGGCATCTGGCCGCGCCTCAGGTCAACACATCCCTTGGCGCCTTTCCGGGCCCGGCTCAGGTCTGGGAGCAGGGCGGTCAGCTCTGGCAGGAACACACCAACCAACGGGAGCGAGCCGACAAGTTCGTGACCATGCAGGAAGAGCGTAATGCGCGCATCCTGGCCGACAATCCGGATGCCGAGGTCAAAATCCGCGACTACCCGGCCGCACCCACCTTTCTGGACCAGGTGGTTACCAGCCTGATCACCGTGCTTGCAGGCTTTTTTCTGGCGACGGTGATTGCGGTGCCACTGGGCATTGTCTTTGGCCTGAACCACTACTTTCAGGCGGCGGTCAATCCACTGATCCAGATATTCAAACCGGTATCGCCGCTGGCCTGGCTGCCGCTGGTGACGATGGTGGTCTCGGCCACCTACGTCAGCGACGACCCGATGTTCGAGAAGTCGTTCCTGACCTCCATGATCACTGTCACCCTGTGCAGCCTCTGGCCCACGCTGATCAACACCAGTGTCGGCGTGGCGGCGGTGAATCCAGACCTTCTGAATGTGTCCCGGGTCCTGCGCCTGTCGTTCTGGACCCACGTGCGCAAGGTGGTACTACCCTCATCGGTACCCATGATCTTTACCGGCCTGCGGGTCTCTCTGGGTATCGCCTGGATGGTGCTGATTGCGGCGGAAATGCTGGCCCAGAGCCCGGGCCTGGGCAAGTTCGTGTGGGACGAATTTCAGAATGGCAGTAGTCAGTCCCTGAGCCGGATCATGGTGGCGGTACTGGCCATCGGTTTTATCGGTTTTCTGCTGGATCGGCTGATGCTGATGATCCAGAAGAAAGTCGCCTGGAATGAATAA